In the Candidatus Electrothrix sp. GW3-4 genome, one interval contains:
- the clpS gene encoding ATP-dependent Clp protease adapter ClpS, which yields MGKTDSGHREEILTKDKKDLQEPPQYKVLLHNDDYTTMEFVIMVLETIFGKDTSEATTIMLNVHHQGMGVAGIYSREIGESKVSEVHQAARKNQFPLKCSLEKA from the coding sequence ATGGGAAAAACAGATTCAGGACATAGGGAAGAAATACTGACTAAGGATAAAAAAGATCTTCAGGAACCTCCCCAGTACAAGGTGCTTCTCCATAATGACGATTATACTACCATGGAATTTGTGATTATGGTGCTGGAAACTATTTTTGGCAAGGACACCTCGGAGGCGACGACGATTATGCTGAACGTTCACCATCAGGGGATGGGGGTAGCCGGTATTTATTCCCGTGAAATCGGAGAGAGCAAGGTGTCGGAAGTGCATCAGGCAGCCCGCAAAAATCAATTTCCGTTGAAATGCTCGTTGGAAAAGGCATAA
- a CDS encoding Rne/Rng family ribonuclease — MYTDIVINATPYENRIAVVERGNLLEFHLERPTEKGLVGNIYQGKVVRVLPGMQAAFIDIGLDRTGFLYVDDIDTSMSMSQLSQQEAGLSPVAKNGATNLAIEELVKEGQTILVQIAKEPIGSKGARLTCHITLPCRNLVFMPLTDHIGISRKIEDEDVREGLREKIEQLRPEGTGFIVRTVAENVTTAEIEADMEFLLLLWDDIRSHAQRATAPSLIYQDLDLVLRAVRDLFTDSVNELVVDSKSMHERLLNFVVTFAPKLKNRIVYYDSEVPIFDAYGIEVDVARAIDKKVWLRSGGYLIIETTEALTVVDVNTGRYVGKDDLNKTIFTTNMEAVEEIAYQLRLRNIGGIIIIDFIDMEIEQHREELYNAFQEAMRKDKNRVNILKVSEFGLVQMTRKRSSESLSQLMCEPCFYCGGDGIIKSRQTICYEIFRKIYRENRKGNGKRITLKVHPHIANTLSQDEAHHLRHLEKTTGKEITVSPAYDLHVQRYEVIWDK, encoded by the coding sequence ATGTATACAGACATTGTGATCAACGCCACGCCTTACGAGAACCGGATCGCGGTGGTGGAACGCGGCAACCTGCTTGAGTTCCATCTCGAACGGCCAACAGAAAAGGGCTTGGTGGGCAATATCTACCAGGGCAAGGTTGTTCGGGTACTGCCAGGTATGCAAGCGGCATTTATCGATATCGGTCTTGACCGCACGGGCTTCCTTTATGTTGATGATATTGATACATCGATGTCAATGTCACAACTCTCACAGCAGGAAGCGGGCCTTTCTCCTGTCGCAAAAAACGGGGCAACTAATCTGGCGATAGAGGAGCTGGTTAAGGAAGGGCAGACTATTTTGGTACAGATTGCCAAAGAGCCCATCGGTTCCAAAGGGGCCCGGCTCACCTGCCACATTACCCTGCCCTGCCGGAACCTGGTTTTTATGCCCCTCACCGATCATATCGGGATTTCTCGCAAGATAGAGGACGAAGATGTTCGGGAGGGGCTGCGGGAAAAGATTGAACAGCTACGTCCTGAGGGCACCGGTTTCATTGTCCGTACGGTTGCAGAGAACGTTACAACAGCCGAGATTGAAGCAGATATGGAATTCCTCCTGCTGCTTTGGGATGACATCCGATCCCATGCGCAGCGGGCAACGGCCCCCAGCCTGATCTATCAAGATCTGGACCTGGTCCTGAGAGCGGTTCGGGACCTTTTCACGGACAGCGTCAATGAGCTTGTTGTCGATTCCAAGAGTATGCACGAACGACTTCTTAATTTTGTGGTTACCTTTGCCCCGAAATTAAAAAACAGAATCGTCTACTATGACAGCGAAGTGCCCATCTTCGATGCCTATGGCATTGAGGTGGACGTTGCCCGGGCCATTGACAAAAAAGTTTGGTTGCGTTCTGGAGGATATCTTATTATTGAAACCACAGAGGCCTTAACTGTGGTTGATGTGAATACCGGGCGCTATGTGGGCAAAGATGACCTGAATAAGACTATTTTCACAACCAATATGGAGGCGGTAGAGGAGATTGCCTACCAACTCAGACTCCGCAACATCGGAGGAATCATTATTATTGATTTCATCGACATGGAAATCGAACAACATCGGGAAGAACTCTATAATGCCTTTCAGGAAGCCATGCGCAAGGATAAAAACCGGGTTAATATCCTCAAGGTCTCCGAGTTTGGTCTGGTCCAGATGACTCGAAAACGTTCCAGTGAAAGCCTCTCCCAACTGATGTGCGAGCCCTGCTTTTATTGTGGTGGAGATGGTATTATCAAATCGCGGCAAACCATCTGTTATGAAATCTTTCGCAAGATATACCGGGAAAACCGCAAAGGCAACGGAAAAAGGATAACTCTCAAGGTGCATCCACATATCGCCAATACCCTGTCTCAGGACGAAGCGCATCATCTCCGCCACCTCGAAAAAACCACTGGTAAAGAAATCACCGTGTCCCCGGCGTATGATCTTCATGTGCAACGCTATGAAGTTATCTGGGACAAATAG
- a CDS encoding M23 family metallopeptidase, with the protein MSSKNRRRIGRSSRSRQKGLGRNILIALVLLLVCAGAAAGFILFETEKPQVTLNKDLLFLGSPLEIQLQATDHKSGIQQVSLVLQQDEKKIQLFKKSFPRQAWLSKAGPGELLETLTLDVQQAGAKEGEAKLIVTVHDFSLNGELQGNVTTHAFPVTIDTRAPRVHIEHAQQYMTPGGSGIVVYNLSEPSEQHGAMLDENFFQGYPLQGSKKRFIAYIALPWNSDKPEQMRVVAVDQAGNEGSSTFSIRFKPAKEKKDRINVSDGFLNKKIPEFEESYPELTGTNLEKYLFVNQTIRVRNAERIAALCRNTVSEQLWQDRFLRMPGAGRAGFADQRTYYYQGEPIDHQTHLGMDIASTARVAVEAANHGKVIFADYLGIYGNMVIIDHGQGLASLYSHLSRIAVEPGQMVDKGGVIGNSGTTGMAGGDHLHFSMLVHGIFVTPVEWWDQHWIDVNINNIIQ; encoded by the coding sequence ATGAGCTCGAAAAACAGACGCAGAATAGGTCGTTCCTCCCGTTCACGCCAAAAAGGCCTGGGCCGCAACATCCTCATAGCCCTTGTCCTGCTTCTCGTTTGTGCTGGCGCTGCGGCTGGCTTTATCCTTTTTGAAACAGAAAAGCCACAGGTCACGCTAAACAAAGATCTTCTCTTTCTCGGAAGCCCGCTGGAGATACAACTTCAGGCAACAGACCACAAAAGTGGCATTCAGCAGGTCTCTCTTGTCCTCCAGCAAGACGAAAAAAAAATTCAGCTCTTCAAAAAGAGCTTTCCCCGCCAGGCCTGGCTCTCAAAGGCCGGACCTGGTGAGCTGCTGGAGACCCTTACCCTGGATGTTCAGCAGGCTGGAGCAAAAGAAGGTGAGGCAAAGCTCATCGTTACTGTTCATGATTTTTCCCTGAACGGTGAATTGCAAGGGAACGTGACAACCCATGCCTTTCCTGTCACTATCGATACCAGGGCGCCACGAGTCCATATTGAACATGCCCAGCAGTATATGACCCCAGGTGGAAGCGGCATTGTTGTCTATAACCTGTCTGAGCCCTCAGAGCAACACGGGGCCATGCTTGACGAAAATTTTTTTCAGGGATATCCCCTGCAAGGGAGTAAAAAAAGATTTATCGCCTACATTGCTCTGCCCTGGAACAGCGACAAGCCAGAGCAGATGCGGGTTGTTGCTGTGGATCAGGCTGGCAATGAGGGCAGCAGTACCTTTTCTATCCGATTTAAACCGGCAAAGGAAAAGAAAGACCGGATTAACGTCTCTGACGGTTTTCTCAACAAGAAAATCCCTGAATTTGAAGAAAGTTACCCAGAGCTCACCGGAACAAATCTGGAGAAGTACCTCTTTGTCAACCAGACCATCCGTGTTCGTAATGCGGAACGAATAGCCGCTCTCTGCCGAAATACGGTAAGTGAGCAGTTATGGCAGGATCGTTTCCTTCGGATGCCAGGCGCAGGCCGGGCCGGTTTTGCCGACCAACGCACCTATTACTACCAGGGCGAACCGATCGATCACCAGACCCATCTTGGAATGGACATAGCTTCAACAGCTCGGGTTGCCGTTGAAGCAGCAAACCATGGCAAGGTGATCTTTGCTGATTACCTTGGTATCTATGGGAATATGGTCATCATTGATCACGGCCAAGGGTTAGCCAGCCTCTATTCCCACCTCAGCCGTATTGCTGTCGAACCAGGACAAATGGTGGACAAAGGTGGGGTCATCGGTAATTCCGGGACCACAGGCATGGCCGGAGGAGACCATCTTCACTTCTCTATGCTGGTGCATGGTATCTTTGTCACGCCGGTTGAGTGGTGGGATCAACACTGGATTGATGTTAATATTAACAACATTATCCAATAA
- a CDS encoding LptF/LptG family permease has product MQRKGIPLLLYSYLATELLAPFFASFLILYGVFFLIRLIPLLEIVLELGINLPDFIRLFSYIFPHMLLYVIPMASMAGVIIGFTRLTNEREILALKACGISLRQMLPPVIMVSTVIAALTGYFSVHLIPAGQIAMHQLMFQLAKEKIDSGIKEKKFTEALGDLVVYVDDIDENEHWNGVYISDMRGREQPIIIMAKKGRMKADINTMSVTIILDNGTLHNTDGLDSQIVRFKRYQLHIPLKPPTRIDGDDVTKLSRGSMSQQQLIVAAQKYGVDSQAGVNYLTEYHHRLALPVGCLILSLLGLPLGLQAGPGRKAVGIPLGLGFFVLYYIVFTLFRVMAEDMALPLLAGMWLPNIIFTITTGIIFWRVEQEKPIFSERLTFWLESVIDALFLIPLKRFFNLFGQLLSMSKKQRRSTKKKEEPAWEGMLVHADAKKRIFHLPSCEQYHCEDCTLQFNSIFVAYEAGFEPCPYCEKQVEKYPKNS; this is encoded by the coding sequence ATGCAGCGCAAAGGCATCCCACTCCTCTTGTACAGCTACCTGGCAACTGAACTGCTTGCTCCGTTTTTTGCCAGCTTTCTTATCCTGTACGGGGTTTTTTTCCTGATCCGACTCATCCCGCTCCTGGAAATCGTCCTTGAACTCGGAATAAACCTCCCTGATTTCATCCGCCTTTTCTCCTATATTTTCCCCCACATGCTGCTCTATGTTATTCCTATGGCCAGCATGGCCGGGGTAATTATAGGTTTTACCCGCTTAACCAACGAACGGGAGATTCTCGCCCTCAAGGCCTGTGGTATCAGCCTACGGCAAATGCTGCCCCCGGTCATTATGGTCTCCACAGTCATTGCCGCCCTGACTGGCTATTTCTCGGTCCACCTGATACCCGCTGGTCAAATCGCCATGCATCAGCTCATGTTCCAATTGGCTAAGGAGAAAATAGACAGCGGGATTAAGGAGAAAAAATTCACCGAGGCCCTTGGCGATCTGGTCGTTTATGTCGATGATATTGACGAAAACGAACACTGGAACGGGGTCTATATTTCGGATATGCGGGGTCGTGAGCAGCCGATCATCATCATGGCAAAAAAGGGGCGCATGAAGGCAGATATCAATACGATGTCCGTCACAATTATATTGGATAACGGCACCCTCCATAATACTGACGGGTTGGATAGCCAGATTGTTCGCTTCAAACGGTACCAGCTCCATATACCCCTCAAGCCCCCCACCCGCATTGACGGAGATGACGTCACCAAGTTGAGCCGAGGGAGTATGTCCCAGCAACAGCTCATTGTCGCTGCTCAGAAATACGGTGTTGACTCTCAGGCAGGCGTCAATTATCTCACAGAATACCATCATCGCTTGGCCCTGCCAGTAGGTTGCCTGATTCTCAGTCTGCTGGGCTTGCCTTTGGGCCTGCAGGCCGGACCAGGCCGTAAGGCGGTCGGCATCCCTCTTGGATTGGGATTTTTTGTCCTCTATTATATTGTTTTTACCCTCTTCAGAGTCATGGCAGAGGATATGGCCTTGCCTCTCCTTGCAGGCATGTGGCTACCCAATATCATCTTCACCATCACCACCGGAATTATTTTCTGGCGAGTTGAGCAGGAGAAACCTATCTTCTCTGAACGCCTGACCTTCTGGCTTGAGTCCGTTATTGACGCCCTCTTCCTCATCCCGCTCAAACGGTTTTTCAACCTGTTCGGCCAGCTCTTGAGCATGAGCAAAAAACAACGACGAAGTACGAAGAAAAAAGAGGAACCCGCCTGGGAGGGGATGCTTGTGCATGCCGATGCAAAAAAAAGGATCTTTCACCTACCTAGCTGCGAGCAATATCATTGTGAGGACTGTACCCTTCAGTTCAACAGCATTTTTGTTGCCTATGAAGCCGGATTTGAGCCCTGTCCGTACTGCGAGAAACAGGTTGAAAAATACCCCAAGAACTCATAA
- a CDS encoding lysylphosphatidylglycerol synthase transmembrane domain-containing protein, translating to MAKTSLLYALRVLVTALLLFLIFCNIHPKEMLKAVTATSPGYILIALLAQLACLTVAAYRWQLIVNRLGFKAPFAFYLGSYFKGAFFNQGLPTSIGGDGVRIYDCAKITNSTEDAFFGVFIDRIIGLAGLLLLNIAALLLNRTLLPAKVYIPLLTILIGLTSGLLLLFFLRKFSFFSVGKYLGFLGRLSERYFQVYSSLPALTSQLGLSILIHLFSMGTFFLLGQGVGLNFSAQVYLVMVPPVILLTLLPISLAGWGLREGAMVAFFLLIGAERSQVLTLSLLYGFVAVIASLPGLIIWLRRKKTS from the coding sequence ATGGCCAAGACAAGCCTGCTATACGCGCTGAGGGTCTTGGTCACGGCTCTACTACTCTTTCTCATCTTTTGCAATATCCATCCAAAAGAGATGCTTAAGGCGGTGACAGCAACCTCGCCGGGGTATATCCTGATAGCCCTGCTTGCCCAGCTTGCCTGTCTCACTGTTGCCGCCTATAGATGGCAGCTCATTGTTAACCGACTCGGCTTCAAGGCTCCCTTTGCCTTTTACTTGGGCTCTTATTTTAAAGGGGCCTTTTTCAACCAGGGGCTTCCCACCAGCATCGGTGGCGACGGGGTCCGCATCTATGACTGCGCAAAAATAACCAACTCAACCGAAGATGCTTTTTTCGGGGTTTTCATTGATCGTATCATCGGGCTCGCAGGCCTCCTGCTGCTCAATATCGCCGCCTTATTGCTCAACCGAACCCTGTTGCCAGCCAAGGTCTACATCCCGCTCCTCACCATTCTCATCGGCTTGACGAGCGGCCTGCTCCTCTTGTTTTTCCTCCGTAAATTTTCTTTTTTTTCAGTGGGAAAATATCTCGGCTTTCTCGGTAGATTGTCAGAACGCTATTTTCAGGTCTACTCCTCACTCCCCGCCCTCACCAGCCAACTTGGTCTTTCCATCCTGATCCACTTGTTCTCTATGGGGACCTTTTTTCTCCTCGGTCAGGGGGTGGGTCTTAACTTTTCTGCTCAGGTGTATCTGGTCATGGTTCCACCGGTCATTCTCCTGACCCTGCTCCCCATCTCGCTGGCTGGCTGGGGACTACGCGAGGGGGCAATGGTCGCCTTTTTTCTCCTGATCGGCGCAGAACGATCTCAGGTACTGACCCTTTCCCTGCTCTACGGTTTTGTGGCAGTTATCGCTTCGCTGCCTGGCCTTATCATCTGGCTCCGTCGGAAAAAAACTTCGTAG
- a CDS encoding phosphatase PAP2 family protein, with protein sequence MRTKRFIEPVAVTAALVLVTGLLWLTDADRYITSLVPRDHVIAAALPECDRAWPVGNLFPWDTLYKIAPIPAVLLACSAALVLLIGFFKAQFAPWRKKAVFILLLLALGPGLVINVLLKGQLGRPRPRQIVEFGGQYEFTQCWQPGTGGSNSSFPSGHAAIAFFLMAPWFVLHDKKKRWAEAFLMSGLLFGTLVGIARILQGGHFVSDILWAGGLLYLVGSLLGLFLGVYRDTSADH encoded by the coding sequence ATGCGTACAAAAAGATTTATTGAACCCGTAGCGGTGACTGCTGCCCTTGTGTTGGTCACCGGTCTCCTCTGGCTCACCGATGCTGATCGGTATATTACCTCTCTTGTCCCCCGTGATCATGTCATCGCTGCGGCCCTTCCGGAATGCGACAGGGCATGGCCAGTGGGCAATCTTTTCCCCTGGGATACCCTGTATAAAATTGCACCGATTCCGGCTGTGCTGCTTGCTTGCTCGGCTGCGCTTGTGCTGTTGATTGGTTTTTTCAAAGCGCAGTTCGCCCCTTGGCGCAAAAAGGCGGTTTTTATTTTGCTCTTGCTCGCTCTTGGGCCAGGCCTGGTGATTAATGTCTTGTTAAAAGGGCAGCTTGGTCGTCCCCGTCCCCGCCAGATTGTTGAGTTTGGCGGCCAATATGAATTTACCCAGTGCTGGCAGCCTGGTACCGGTGGCAGTAACAGCTCGTTCCCCTCAGGTCATGCGGCAATAGCCTTTTTTCTCATGGCACCTTGGTTTGTCTTGCACGATAAGAAAAAACGCTGGGCAGAGGCCTTTTTGATGAGCGGGCTGTTGTTCGGAACCTTGGTTGGCATCGCCAGAATTCTCCAAGGAGGCCATTTTGTCAGTGATATTTTGTGGGCAGGAGGATTGCTCTATCTCGTAGGGAGCCTTTTGGGGCTTTTTTTAGGGGTGTACAGGGACACATCTGCTGATCATTGA
- a CDS encoding Fic family protein: protein MASFPLKHLPLEKDPETKQVLKKATSAHRFLAELKGMAATIPNESILISTLTLQEAKDSSEIENIITTHDDLYKSELFVNLIQSPAAKEVGNYATALQKGFALVRESGLLTVNHILAIHKELEQNNAGIRKLPGTELKNQQTGAIVYTPPQDHQEIVQLMSNLELFINDDAVSDLDPLVKMALIHYQFESIHPFYDGNGRTGRIINILYLVAQDLLHLPVLYLSRYIIRTKGEYYRLLQGVRDREDWESWILYMLHGVESTARQTIWIIKAIKTLMMDYKHRIRAELPKLYSQDLLNNLFRHPYTKIEYLQNDLRVTRLTASRYLAQLTESAFLEKAKVGRYNYYINQPLMDLFADIPEL, encoded by the coding sequence ATGGCATCTTTTCCCCTGAAGCATCTTCCCCTTGAAAAAGACCCGGAAACCAAGCAGGTTCTGAAAAAGGCGACATCCGCCCACCGCTTTCTTGCGGAACTCAAGGGCATGGCGGCCACGATCCCCAATGAATCCATTCTGATTTCCACCCTGACCTTGCAGGAGGCCAAAGACAGTTCAGAGATTGAAAACATCATAACCACCCATGACGACCTGTACAAATCAGAGCTGTTCGTCAACCTGATCCAAAGTCCTGCTGCAAAAGAGGTGGGAAATTATGCAACGGCCCTGCAAAAGGGTTTTGCCCTGGTGCGTGAAAGTGGCCTGCTGACCGTCAATCACATTTTGGCGATTCATAAAGAGCTGGAACAAAACAACGCCGGTATCAGGAAGTTGCCCGGAACTGAGTTGAAGAACCAGCAGACCGGGGCCATAGTCTACACCCCGCCGCAAGATCATCAAGAGATTGTGCAGCTCATGAGCAATCTGGAACTGTTTATCAATGACGATGCGGTCAGCGACCTTGACCCCTTGGTGAAAATGGCGTTGATCCATTATCAGTTTGAATCAATCCACCCGTTTTATGATGGAAACGGCAGAACCGGGCGAATCATCAATATTTTGTATCTGGTTGCTCAAGACCTGCTGCACCTGCCTGTGCTCTATTTGAGCCGCTATATTATCAGGACAAAGGGGGAGTATTACCGCTTGTTACAAGGGGTTCGGGATCGTGAGGATTGGGAAAGCTGGATTCTCTACATGCTGCATGGGGTGGAAAGCACGGCACGGCAGACAATATGGATAATCAAGGCCATAAAAACCTTGATGATGGACTATAAACACCGCATCCGCGCGGAACTGCCCAAGCTGTACAGTCAGGATTTACTGAACAACCTGTTCCGGCATCCGTACACTAAAATTGAATATCTTCAGAATGATTTACGGGTTACCCGGCTGACAGCAAGCAGGTATCTTGCGCAGCTCACTGAATCCGCTTTTCTGGAAAAGGCCAAGGTGGGGCGGTACAACTATTATATCAATCAGCCGTTGATGGATTTGTTTGCTGATATACCGGAGTTGTGA
- a CDS encoding 4Fe-4S dicluster domain-containing protein — protein MSEDKRKKDIAEGQDDGKAKESRRDFLKKLGVATAATTVAPAATAKAGSIAEALQTHFRLMSDDEKKNAIARLEKRYTEQFSKQVTVADTPAPEGVLFGYALNISKCIGCRRCVEACVRENNQSRDPAIQWIRVLRMERGNNTFELKELNEGSPSSNPLGDYGIQSGGHADKHVGLSGSTEHYYEPEQVPEDDAIYFPVQCQQCEDPACVKACPVRATFRDPNGIVVIDYNWCIGCRMCQLACPYWARRFNWGEPVLPNEDMNPKTHYLGNRPRMRGVMEKCTFCLQRVRDGRYPACVEACPVGARKFGNLLDPKSEVRKILATKKVFRFKEEFNTDPKFFYYMD, from the coding sequence ATGTCGGAAGACAAAAGAAAAAAAGATATCGCTGAAGGGCAAGACGACGGGAAGGCAAAAGAATCCCGCCGTGATTTCCTGAAGAAGCTGGGTGTTGCTACCGCTGCCACAACGGTAGCCCCGGCAGCAACAGCCAAGGCAGGAAGCATTGCCGAAGCACTGCAGACGCACTTTCGCTTGATGAGTGATGACGAAAAGAAAAACGCCATTGCCCGCCTGGAAAAACGCTATACAGAGCAATTCAGTAAACAGGTCACAGTGGCTGACACGCCTGCCCCGGAGGGGGTCCTGTTCGGTTATGCACTCAATATCTCCAAATGTATTGGCTGTCGTCGCTGCGTTGAGGCCTGCGTTCGGGAAAACAACCAATCCCGGGATCCTGCAATCCAGTGGATTCGGGTGTTGCGGATGGAACGAGGCAATAACACGTTCGAATTAAAAGAATTGAACGAGGGCTCTCCCAGCAGCAATCCCTTGGGAGACTACGGTATCCAATCCGGTGGCCATGCTGATAAGCATGTTGGTCTTTCTGGCTCTACTGAGCATTACTATGAACCGGAGCAGGTTCCGGAAGACGATGCCATTTATTTTCCGGTACAGTGTCAGCAATGTGAAGACCCGGCCTGTGTCAAGGCCTGTCCGGTTCGGGCAACCTTTCGCGATCCCAATGGAATAGTCGTTATTGATTATAACTGGTGCATTGGCTGCCGGATGTGCCAGTTGGCCTGTCCGTATTGGGCCCGCCGCTTTAACTGGGGCGAACCGGTATTACCGAATGAAGACATGAATCCCAAGACCCATTATTTGGGGAACCGTCCTCGTATGCGCGGAGTCATGGAAAAATGTACCTTTTGTTTACAGAGGGTCAGAGACGGACGCTATCCGGCCTGCGTGGAAGCCTGTCCTGTAGGGGCAAGAAAATTTGGCAACCTGCTTGATCCTAAAAGCGAAGTAAGGAAGATTTTGGCGACCAAGAAGGTATTCCGGTTTAAAGAAGAGTTTAACACCGATCCAAAATTTTTCTATTACATGGACTAG
- the nrfD gene encoding NrfD/PsrC family molybdoenzyme membrane anchor subunit translates to MKKQIASASQKPIAFARDFFSYAIKGGNLYYGWLLFLSFFVVVGLYTSYVQMTKGLIVTGATDQIIWELFISNFIFTAHIAAAAVLVVIPAYIYKREDMKHLAVLGEIIALTFVIIGLNFIFFHMGRPDRFWHAIPGLGIFNFPSSMLTYDIIVLNTYLGINLVAVSYLLYKRYLGQPINTKFYTPLIYVAVAWGPLIHIVTAFILSSNAGISAWHTAVLPFAFLSMAGASGSALIIIFFLLIRKFSKMDIADSVIDFFSQVIVWSLGIIILVFASEFFTELYPGTHHAASLEYMIHGHHGLNAYVPWFWWTMALIVIPFILLLSSKVRKSYNFLLPLISLVVFLIILIEKPAVLVFPSFSPTPLGEYAVYHPTLIEIFNVLFIWASGFIILTLLTKGAIGVLTGEVQDSQTVEGDAK, encoded by the coding sequence ATGAAAAAGCAAATAGCTTCAGCTTCTCAAAAGCCGATAGCTTTCGCCCGTGACTTTTTCAGCTATGCCATTAAAGGAGGAAACCTCTACTATGGCTGGCTGTTATTTCTTTCTTTTTTTGTAGTTGTAGGTCTGTACACCTCCTACGTGCAGATGACCAAGGGCCTCATCGTCACCGGGGCCACGGATCAAATCATTTGGGAGCTATTCATCTCCAACTTTATCTTTACCGCCCATATTGCTGCGGCAGCAGTGCTGGTGGTGATCCCCGCCTATATCTATAAGCGCGAAGATATGAAGCACCTGGCCGTTCTGGGTGAGATCATCGCCCTGACCTTCGTCATTATCGGCCTCAACTTCATCTTCTTTCACATGGGGCGCCCAGACCGTTTCTGGCACGCAATTCCAGGATTGGGTATCTTTAACTTTCCCAGTTCGATGCTCACCTATGATATCATCGTCCTGAACACATACCTCGGAATCAACCTGGTGGCGGTTTCCTACTTGTTGTACAAGCGCTATCTTGGTCAGCCGATCAACACCAAGTTTTACACCCCGCTGATTTACGTCGCCGTGGCTTGGGGGCCGTTGATTCATATCGTCACCGCCTTCATTCTCAGCAGCAACGCGGGAATCTCTGCCTGGCATACTGCGGTCCTCCCCTTTGCCTTTTTGTCTATGGCAGGTGCATCGGGATCCGCTCTGATCATTATATTTTTCCTTTTGATTCGTAAATTCAGCAAAATGGATATTGCTGACTCAGTGATTGACTTCTTTTCTCAGGTCATTGTCTGGAGTTTGGGAATTATCATCCTGGTCTTTGCCTCTGAGTTTTTTACAGAACTGTATCCAGGCACCCATCATGCTGCTTCCCTGGAATACATGATACATGGTCACCACGGTCTGAATGCCTATGTTCCCTGGTTCTGGTGGACCATGGCCCTGATCGTGATTCCGTTCATCCTGCTGCTCAGCAGCAAAGTACGGAAGAGCTACAACTTCCTGTTACCGTTGATCAGCTTGGTGGTCTTCCTGATCATTCTGATCGAGAAACCGGCTGTCCTGGTCTTTCCGTCTTTCAGCCCGACCCCCTTGGGTGAATATGCAGTGTACCATCCAACCCTTATTGAAATCTTCAATGTCTTGTTTATTTGGGCATCTGGCTTTATTATCCTGACCTTGCTCACCAAGGGTGCTATTGGCGTATTGACCGGTGAGGTACAAGATTCCCAAACAGTGGAAGGAGATGCGAAATGA
- a CDS encoding DUF4145 domain-containing protein produces the protein MNNMQKTKKYCNKCSQDTWHIVLFSKEYIDEDYFENDRPQYYQEYKYSLIECCGCGNISLCLDTDGVEGSHKEYYPPLTFRRKPKWFIHIIWQSLTDNTNADLIDEIYIALKMNMPRLAAMGIRALIENIMIESIGDQRTFDKNLNEFESKGYISKIQKEAINSVLQAGHAAIHRKFKPTQDNLTQLMDITENIIESIYINKINADKIVVPPRHKQSKSVK, from the coding sequence ATGAATAATATGCAAAAAACTAAAAAATATTGTAATAAATGCTCGCAAGATACATGGCATATCGTACTTTTTTCCAAAGAATATATTGATGAGGATTATTTCGAGAATGATCGTCCACAGTATTATCAGGAGTATAAATATTCATTAATTGAATGTTGCGGTTGTGGAAATATATCGCTATGTCTTGATACAGACGGAGTTGAAGGAAGTCATAAAGAATATTACCCTCCATTAACATTTAGAAGAAAACCTAAATGGTTCATACATATTATATGGCAAAGCCTAACTGACAATACTAATGCAGATTTAATTGATGAAATATATATTGCATTGAAGATGAATATGCCACGTTTGGCGGCAATGGGAATACGTGCATTAATAGAAAATATAATGATAGAAAGTATCGGAGATCAAAGGACGTTTGATAAAAATTTAAACGAATTTGAGTCTAAAGGATATATTTCCAAAATACAAAAGGAGGCTATCAATTCTGTTTTGCAGGCAGGTCATGCAGCTATTCATAGAAAATTTAAGCCAACCCAAGACAATCTCACTCAATTGATGGATATAACGGAAAATATAATAGAATCAATATATATTAATAAAATTAACGCAGATAAAATCGTCGTACCGCCAAGACATAAACAATCAAAATCCGTAAAATAG